Part of the Musa acuminata AAA Group cultivar baxijiao chromosome BXJ3-10, Cavendish_Baxijiao_AAA, whole genome shotgun sequence genome, CGAGGTGCAGAAAGGCTCCCACCAAATATCATCGTATCCAAGTCAGATCTTTATCCACGAAGGTTGTGGGGGAATCCAAGTGAGGTAAGTGCTATTGTTATTTTTCACTTGAATATTGGTATTGCTTTATGTTGTTATTGTGTGATATTTTATATGCATCTTGGATTATTTGAATGAAAACTTTATATTACTGACTGTAGTTGCTGATAGTATGCTTGGCAGGATAGATATATCTTTCCAATTGGACACAATCGTTGCACTAAACATATTCAAATCTCAAATCTGTTTTGCATTATTTCATTTTAGTAAGAACTAAATTttcagtttctttctttttcatttgtaAGATGGGCTAATATTTGTATATATTGGCTACCTTACATATACATGAGATTGAGAATACCATAAACCCCTTTATTTCATTATAACACTAGTTTCGCCCAAGCTATCTCATTGTTCATGAACTTCTGGATATGTATGCATGAGACTGACTAATTAGCATTGTTGTCATATAAAGCCAATTACAATTCTGCAATTGGGTATTCCGTATGTAATTTCTGTGATGTGCTATGCAAGTTTGgagggttttttttttgttgttgcaagtttggagttGCAGTGGCTCTTTAGATTAATAGAGAAACACTgacagtgtaatatgtttaaactTTATTGTGAATATTTTTTCCATTTATGCATAATCCACAAAGCACTGATATTTTGTGATCTCTTCATAGATTGTCTGTATAAATGCTGAACCTAATAACACTGCACTTTTGCTGATCATGTAAGTAATTTACTCACTTTTGCTGATCAGCTTAGTTGTAGGTAATTTACTCACTAGCTGGAGAAGTGCATTGGTTTAGTTTTCATAAATGATTGATGCTAGATAACTGTCTTACTACCTAGCAAAGAACTTTGCATGATGAAAGCAACCAACCGAGAAAAACCAATGGATCATTCTACTTCTGTTCCTTTTATGCTTAACGCgttcatttttttttctgtttctgcTAAGGAAACATATGGTTGATGTTCAGGATTTTCAGATACAGCAGAAGTACCTAGTAACTTTCACAGTTGGATATGACCAGAAAAACAACATCGATGCAGCAGTTAAAAAGGTTAGTGGAGGAGCACCTAAAGTGATCCCTTTTTTAACTGCTAGCCTAATGACTCTAGGTAGTGAGTGCTGTCAAGCTGATGTAGCTTGTTCTGAGTGACGCTTCTTCCCCTCTTTCTGATTCTTGGTCTTTCAATCAAAAACTTCAGTTCAGATTGCTACACCCATGCGACATAGTACACTCCACCACCCACTCTGAGGACTTGGCTTAAATTAATCTTTTTATGCCACATTTCTTTTCCATAACTAAACCCACTTCAGGTATAATTTGAATGTATTTTATGGTCAGCATATGTTGAAATATGATTTTGTGCATCTTCATATCTGATGCTAAATAGTTCGCCAAAGGAGATATAGAATTTCATATGCTCCTTAAGTTTTTAAGAACCTTCAGATATTGGCATTTGAAATATGCAACAAACCTATTAAAAGGATGTTCCTGAGATCATGCAGAGGAAGTCTAGCTTATAGTCTTACATAATAAAAGTACTTGTGATTCTTTTTTACAGAGTCTCGATAGTATAATGCATCTCTTAGGCACTGACATGCAAATTATTACTACGTTTCAAGTTTGCATCTGACTTGTGAGAAATTTGATGTTGTAGTTCTCGGAAAATTTtacaatcatgttgttccattatGATGGACGGACAAGTGAGTGGGATGAATTTGAATGGTCAAAGCGGGCTATTCATGTTAGTGCCAGAAAACAAACTAAATGGTGAGTGAAGAATTTCAAATCTTCTTACACAGAGTTGCAGCACGGGTGACAATTGAATTATTTAGACATTCTGATTCTCCTGTTTGATTCAAGGTGGTTCGCAAAACGGTTTTTGCACCCCGACATTGTGGATTCATATGAGTTCATATTCATTTGGGATGAAGATCTAGGAGTCGAGCATTTTGATGCTGAAGAGTAAGTGTGGCTTTCCCTGCTTGAGTATGCATGCTAAATTTTTGATGCACCTGTAAATTAGAAATTGCTTTGCCGCTGCAGATACATTAAGCTGGTAAAGAAACATGGGCTGGAGATTTCACAACCTGGCCTACAGCCTAGTAAAGACTTAACATGGCTAATGACAATGCGGAGAGAGGGAAGCGAAGTCCATAAGTGAGTTCTCATTCGATTCAATTGATCTATTTTATCCACTCTTGTTTCCTTTCATTAGAATACCACCACATTTTATTAGACCGGCATAAAGAGTTACATGAATATGAATTCTTGCTTTCCCAAAAGATTCATATTGACATTATGGTTGGTTTTCGACAGAGAAACAAAGGAGAAACATGGCCGGTGTTCCGACCCTCATCTTCCACCCTGTGCTGCGTACGAAGCCATACTTGTCTCATTTCTACCACTTTATAGTCACTCAAGACTTGTTTCTCATCCCTTGTATAGGTTCGTCGAGATAATGGCGACTGTGTTCTCCCGAGATGCCTGGCGTTGTGCATGGCATATGATTCAGGTATTTTCATctcttttccttctctctctctctctccattcctTCATATGCAACTTCGAACGCCATTATCATCAATGCAGAACGACTTGGTTCACGGATGGGGTCTTGATTTTGCTCTTCGGAGATGCGTGGAGGTACTTCGTCGACAACCGGACCTTTTCGTGCTGCATTTTGATACTCCAGTTTAATTTCTTTCGCAACTCCGATCCAGGGGGCTCACGAGAGAATTGGAGTCGTGGATTCGCAATGGATCGTTCACCAAGGGATTCCTACGCTTGGTAACCAGGTAGGCAGATGAGTCGATGATGAGCAGCAGCACTATGTTTCTCTGTGCTCTAACTTCCTCTTTCCATGTCATCGCAGGGACAGAAACAGAATGGAAAACAACCATGGAAGGGGGTACGGAATATATTGCTTGCTTGCTTGTTCACGTCTTTTGATCTCCTTATACTGATGCTAAGAAACTTGTGTCGCCGTCACCTCCGGCAGGTACAGGATCGGTGTAGAAAAGAGTGGAAAATGTTCCAAGATCGGATGGCCGACGCTGAGAAGGCATACATATCGAAGAGATGGTGATGAAGCCACCAATCTGTAGAACACGGTGACTCCGAACGTGATCGATTCGACAGGTATCACCAATCGATATAAATTATGTACTCTCGATGGTAAGAGGAAAAGAACCTGCTTTGGATTATAATCTTAAAATGGAGATACAACTCCTTTGTGGCCATGTAAATTTTGATGCTGTTCTGGTATCAGTCCATCTGATAACGAAGCCTCAAGAGACCTAGCTAGGGCTTGCCCAGATCGGTAGCTCCATTAGAGGCTCCGCCAAGCTCCCTTCTTTCTCCCTGCACAACGACTCCCACGTACGCGCGCGCCTTCGCTAGCTTTCCGATGACCGCCTCTTGCGCTTCCACCTGCAACACGTAAACCCTGTTTTTGTTAAAGCCCTACCTAACCCTGGTTTCTTTCCACGTCGTCGACGACTGCCCGCTGGGTATCCACCCCCGGCGGCGGCGGTGATGAGGTGGAGCAGGTCGGGCGAGAGGCGGTCCCACTGCGCCAGCTCCCGCCGGTACCGATCTCTCAGGTCGTGGAGGCAGCGCCTCAGTTCCGCCTCTGGGTCCGCTGGCTGCCGGCCGATCCTGCTCCGCCTGCGGCGGCGCTTGTAGACGAAGCCCCCGTCTTTGCTTCTGTCCCATCGTCTTCGTGTAGCTGTCTcattcatcttcttctcttttctcgTTTCATATT contains:
- the LOC135651250 gene encoding uncharacterized protein LOC135651250 isoform X2, producing the protein MAKPGNMGHSGFLRYPNDCMRIIINIFVGVVIGFFIGVSFPTANMPKLHLAGSITTCIEDKNSGFATQALLNHTWPSIHSHNGNNSTVHYNDTSKIYVPKNPRGAERLPPNIIVSKSDLYPRRLWGNPSEFSENFTIMLFHYDGRTSEWDEFEWSKRAIHVSARKQTKWWFAKRFLHPDIVDSYEFIFIWDEDLGVEHFDAEEYIKLVKKHGLEISQPGLQPSKDLTWLMTMRREGSEVHKETKEKHGRCSDPHLPPCAAFVEIMATVFSRDAWRCAWHMIQNDLVHGWGLDFALRRCVEGAHERIGVVDSQWIVHQGIPTLGNQGQKQNGKQPWKGVQDRCRKEWKMFQDRMADAEKAYISKRW
- the LOC135651250 gene encoding uncharacterized protein LOC135651250 isoform X1; this encodes MAKPGNMGHSGFLRYPNDCMRIIINIFVGVVIGFFIGVSFPTANMPKLHLAGSITTCIEDKNSGFATQALLNHTWPSIHSHNGNNSTVHYNDTSKIYVPKNPRGAERLPPNIIVSKSDLYPRRLWGNPSEDFQIQQKYLVTFTVGYDQKNNIDAAVKKFSENFTIMLFHYDGRTSEWDEFEWSKRAIHVSARKQTKWWFAKRFLHPDIVDSYEFIFIWDEDLGVEHFDAEEYIKLVKKHGLEISQPGLQPSKDLTWLMTMRREGSEVHKETKEKHGRCSDPHLPPCAAFVEIMATVFSRDAWRCAWHMIQNDLVHGWGLDFALRRCVEGAHERIGVVDSQWIVHQGIPTLGNQGQKQNGKQPWKGVQDRCRKEWKMFQDRMADAEKAYISKRW